A single genomic interval of uncultured Desulfobulbus sp. harbors:
- a CDS encoding efflux RND transporter permease subunit — protein sequence MKFTDIFVQRPVLALVTSLLILIAGFQAIGSLSVRQYPRSDNAAVTVTTVYTGASADLVRGFITTPLERAIAAADGIDYLQSQSSLGMSVITARLRLNYDPIKALSEISSKVDQVRGDMPPEAEIPVINVESADSKFASAYLSFTSSALKQNEITDYLVRVIQPRLSALEGVQRADVLGARTFAMRIWLDPAKMAAFNVSPAQIRQALASNNFLAAVGKTKGSLVEVNLTANTDMRSVADFKRLVIREEGGAIVRIEDVAQVSLGAEDYDTEVRFSGQTAVFMGIWPLPNANSLDVIKRVRTEMEAIDQQLPSGLTARVAYDGTDYIHNAIKEVVKTLSETLLIVVVIIFLFLGSLRSAIIPVVTIPMSLIGALFLMQVFGFTINLLTLLAIVLSVGLVVDDAIVVVENVERHLSEGKSPMEAALLSGRELVSPLISMTITLAAVYAPIGLQGGLTGSLFREFAFTLAGAVTISGFVALTLSPMMSSRLLRAGMTEQGLAGRIERDFKRLRSAYGRQLNRTLDNRPAVYLVWIVLGLLSVPMFSMSAKELAPTEDQGVIFGIIDSAANSTLDQNSFYTAAVNRAFQSVEETNFVFQLTQPNSGFSGMVVKPWQDRKRTIFEIMPEVAMKLHAIPGIRVLPVTPPALPGGGQFPVEFVIASTADLDQILAFAQQIQLAAIKSRMFAFPPLIDVKIDQPQSELVIDRDKVADLGLNLQQVGSDLGTMLGGNYVNRFNIAGRSYKVVPQVLRGDRLNPEQLGKMYVTGPDGQLVPLSTIATIKDSTVARSLNRFQQLNAVTLSAYPIRPLDEALRFLEDEAAKILPQGYTLDYTGESRQLRVEGNTFLQAFGLAILLIFLVLAAQFNSFRDPIVILAGSVPLAMFGALVFTFLKMPDPNVHFFTTGWTTSLNIYSQVGLVTLVGLVSKNGILIVEFANKLQLQGLSKRAAVLEAAMTRLRPILMTTGATIAGHFPLTLVTGAGAAARNSIGLVLVGGMAIGSIFTLFVIPSIYMLVAKDHAREQHPAQAPSIHQ from the coding sequence ATGAAATTTACCGATATCTTTGTCCAACGGCCGGTTCTGGCCCTGGTCACCAGCCTGCTGATCCTCATTGCCGGATTCCAGGCCATCGGCTCGCTCAGCGTTCGCCAATACCCGCGCAGCGATAATGCCGCAGTCACGGTGACCACCGTCTATACCGGGGCCAGCGCAGATCTGGTCCGCGGCTTCATCACCACCCCGCTGGAGCGCGCCATTGCCGCGGCCGACGGCATCGATTATCTCCAGTCGCAGAGTTCGCTTGGCATGTCGGTGATCACCGCCCGCCTGCGCCTCAACTACGATCCGATCAAGGCCCTCTCCGAGATCAGCTCCAAGGTGGATCAGGTACGCGGCGACATGCCGCCCGAGGCCGAAATTCCGGTGATCAACGTCGAGTCGGCGGACTCCAAGTTCGCCTCGGCCTACCTCAGCTTCACATCAAGTGCGCTCAAGCAGAACGAGATCACCGATTACCTGGTGCGGGTGATCCAGCCGCGGCTTTCCGCCCTTGAAGGGGTGCAGCGGGCCGACGTGCTCGGTGCCCGCACCTTTGCCATGCGCATCTGGCTCGATCCGGCCAAGATGGCGGCCTTCAACGTCAGCCCGGCGCAGATCCGCCAGGCCCTGGCGAGCAACAATTTCCTTGCCGCTGTCGGCAAGACCAAGGGCTCCCTGGTGGAAGTCAACCTCACCGCCAACACCGACATGCGCTCGGTGGCGGACTTCAAGCGGCTGGTCATCCGTGAAGAGGGCGGGGCCATCGTCCGCATCGAAGATGTGGCCCAGGTATCGCTTGGTGCCGAGGATTACGACACCGAGGTGCGCTTCTCCGGTCAGACCGCGGTGTTCATGGGCATCTGGCCCCTGCCCAACGCCAACTCGCTCGATGTGATCAAGCGGGTCCGCACCGAGATGGAGGCGATCGACCAACAGCTCCCCTCCGGCCTCACCGCCCGGGTGGCCTACGACGGGACCGACTACATCCACAACGCGATCAAGGAGGTGGTCAAGACCCTGAGCGAGACGCTGTTGATCGTGGTGGTGATCATCTTTCTCTTCCTCGGTTCGCTACGTTCGGCCATCATCCCGGTGGTGACCATCCCCATGTCACTGATCGGCGCCCTGTTTCTGATGCAGGTCTTCGGCTTCACCATCAACCTGTTGACCCTGTTGGCCATCGTCCTCTCGGTGGGACTGGTGGTGGACGATGCCATCGTGGTGGTGGAAAACGTGGAGCGGCATCTCAGTGAGGGCAAATCGCCCATGGAGGCTGCCCTGTTGAGCGGCCGCGAGCTGGTTAGCCCCCTGATCTCGATGACCATCACCCTAGCCGCGGTCTATGCGCCGATCGGTCTGCAGGGCGGCCTCACCGGCTCGCTCTTTCGCGAATTCGCCTTTACCCTGGCAGGGGCAGTCACCATTTCCGGATTCGTCGCCCTGACCCTCTCACCGATGATGTCCTCGCGACTGTTGCGCGCAGGCATGACCGAACAGGGGCTCGCCGGGAGGATCGAGCGTGACTTCAAGCGGCTGCGCTCCGCCTACGGCCGCCAGCTCAATCGCACCCTGGACAACCGTCCCGCGGTCTATCTGGTGTGGATCGTGCTGGGCCTGCTATCGGTGCCGATGTTCTCAATGTCGGCCAAGGAACTGGCACCCACTGAGGACCAGGGGGTTATCTTCGGCATCATCGATTCCGCGGCCAACTCGACCCTGGACCAGAACAGCTTCTACACCGCCGCGGTCAACCGTGCCTTTCAAAGCGTGGAGGAGACCAACTTCGTCTTTCAGCTGACCCAGCCCAACTCGGGCTTCAGCGGCATGGTGGTCAAACCCTGGCAGGATCGCAAACGGACCATCTTTGAGATTATGCCCGAGGTGGCGATGAAGCTGCACGCCATCCCCGGCATCCGTGTCCTGCCGGTTACCCCTCCGGCCCTGCCCGGCGGCGGCCAGTTTCCGGTGGAATTCGTCATTGCCTCCACCGCGGACCTCGACCAGATTCTCGCCTTTGCCCAACAGATCCAACTGGCGGCGATCAAGAGCCGGATGTTCGCCTTTCCGCCGCTGATCGACGTCAAGATCGACCAACCCCAGTCGGAGCTGGTGATCGACCGCGACAAGGTCGCCGATCTCGGCCTCAATCTGCAACAGGTGGGGAGCGACCTGGGGACCATGCTCGGCGGCAACTATGTCAACCGGTTCAACATCGCCGGCCGCAGCTACAAGGTCGTGCCGCAGGTGCTGCGGGGAGACCGGCTCAATCCGGAACAGCTGGGCAAGATGTACGTCACCGGACCTGACGGTCAACTGGTGCCGCTCTCCACCATCGCCACCATCAAGGATTCGACCGTGGCCCGCTCGCTCAACCGCTTCCAGCAACTCAATGCGGTTACCCTCAGCGCCTACCCGATTCGTCCCCTGGACGAGGCCCTGCGCTTTCTGGAAGACGAGGCGGCCAAGATCCTGCCCCAGGGGTATACCCTGGACTATACCGGTGAATCCCGCCAGCTTCGGGTAGAGGGGAACACCTTTCTTCAGGCTTTTGGCCTCGCTATTCTTCTGATCTTCCTGGTTCTGGCGGCACAGTTCAACAGTTTCCGTGACCCCATTGTCATCCTCGCCGGCTCCGTGCCTCTGGCTATGTTCGGCGCCCTGGTGTTCACATTTCTCAAGATGCCGGACCCCAACGTGCACTTCTTCACCACCGGCTGGACCACCAGTCTCAACATCTACTCCCAGGTGGGGTTGGTGACTCTGGTTGGCCTGGTCTCGAAAAACGGCATTCTCATCGTCGAGTTCGCCAACAAACTGCAGTTGCAGGGATTGAGCAAGCGTGCGGCCGTACTCGAGGCGGCCATGACCCGCCTGCGGCCGATCCTCATGACCACCGGCGCCACCATTGCCGGCCATTTCCCGCTTACCCTGGTCACCGGTGCGGGGGCTGCCGCCCGGAACTCGATCGGTCTGGTGCTGGTGGGCGGCATGGCCATCGGCTCGATCTTCACCCTGTTCGTCATTCCGTCGATCTATATGCTGGTTGCCAAGGACCATGCCCGGGAGCAACACCCCGCCCAGGCCCCGTCAATCCACCAATGA
- a CDS encoding transporter substrate-binding domain-containing protein yields MMVPPKSAQHKRGCARWMVHGQESALAQWTVLLSAALIVLAILTGILSLVDPEESTAERITRTGVVRIGYATEIPFAFEDPRGRVTGEIPEVARIIWQQLGIQRIEWVRTGFASLIPQLRAGRFDQIASNISIRPDRHDLVVCTTPSTDIVTALLVRRGNPQGLHSYRDIVINEGIRLAVLDESAELAEASQAGIPPERIIRYPNAELARQAIRTGIADALALPAPPIRQLTAANEDMQRALPFEAAYTPPGCGSFVFRKNESQLCHRFDRALRAFVGSREHRQLLQSLELDTAALPPPPHLQQRENDS; encoded by the coding sequence ATGATGGTCCCCCCTAAATCTGCACAGCACAAGCGTGGCTGTGCACGCTGGATGGTCCACGGCCAAGAGTCGGCCCTGGCCCAATGGACAGTTCTGCTCTCCGCCGCCTTGATCGTTCTCGCAATCCTGACCGGCATCCTTTCCCTGGTTGATCCTGAGGAATCCACGGCGGAACGCATCACCCGCACCGGCGTTGTCCGTATCGGCTACGCGACGGAAATCCCCTTTGCCTTTGAGGATCCCCGGGGGCGTGTCACCGGCGAAATACCGGAGGTGGCGAGAATAATCTGGCAGCAGCTGGGTATTCAACGCATTGAGTGGGTTCGGACCGGTTTCGCTTCCCTCATCCCGCAGTTGCGGGCCGGTCGTTTTGACCAGATCGCAAGCAACATCTCCATTCGCCCGGATCGGCACGACCTGGTTGTCTGCACCACTCCATCGACCGACATCGTCACGGCCCTTCTGGTCCGCCGGGGCAATCCCCAGGGGCTGCACAGTTATCGCGACATCGTCATCAACGAAGGGATCCGCCTGGCCGTCCTCGACGAGAGTGCCGAACTGGCGGAGGCAAGCCAGGCCGGCATTCCCCCTGAGCGCATCATCCGCTATCCCAATGCGGAACTGGCGCGCCAGGCGATTCGCACCGGAATTGCCGACGCTCTTGCACTCCCTGCTCCGCCCATTCGCCAGTTGACTGCCGCCAATGAGGATATGCAGCGGGCACTCCCCTTTGAGGCAGCCTACACGCCGCCGGGATGCGGTTCCTTTGTCTTCCGCAAAAACGAGAGCCAACTCTGCCACCGGTTCGACCGGGCTCTACGCGCCTTTGTCGGCAGCCGCGAACATCGCCAGTTGCTCCAATCCCTGGAACTCGACACGGCAGCGCTGCCCCCGCCTCCTCACCTTCAGCAACGGGAGAACGATTCATGA
- a CDS encoding PAS domain S-box protein, whose protein sequence is MTFSPEPSGSRASLFRSEYALLFLGAIAFISALMLWWSGHLNRTAYPQHIVLSDNLQQARRSIDTALLALDNHLAGDRGASSEVNAALSKAILKIKDGLDGRSTLVGVRGESPTGPPRLLLQSYAEAVSRLEQTIHALMDAEINRAVLQIQQRKEFLELEHIGDSLEAELAHSLSQATASATLEQKICLALWVLFLLTAFLLLYRAARIERTQNHQEQLIHALLDSTTDTIFVKDRNGRYLFCNQAAQHFLGREAEDIIGKDDFQIFPPQVAQALIERDQAIMDSGATSHHEEQLISHQGETHLFMVAKGVLRDHNGQVNGLFGISRDITGQRFDEEQLHHHRLMLQRTSRLAKVGGWEFDPQTLKGLWTEECARIHDLDWEEEISMAQGISYFQGEHRRRIEQAVQGAVNQGKPYDLEVEMITAKGARKWVRTQGEPLLEDGRVTYIFGALQDITERKLVEEALRESERALKEAQRLAEIGNWSWNLISDTLIWSDEVYRIHGRDPRDAPLPYPEMQRLFMPKSWTGLNQALQRCIQAGKSFICDVEIVRPDGHLRWVTLRGAAIPGEDGTVHSLQGTVQDITDRKLMEETLRNSEMRYRTLFDQSIDAIAIMEGDPPRFRHVNTAFVELFGYSEEEMRILPTEQTWKIIAPEDHAQIQADLKDRMEGRAATARYEMRILRKDGEIRWVDVTGYVVRIGGQPINQAIFRDITPRKQAESAQETLQEQLTQVQKLESVGRLAGGIAHDFNNMLSVILGGIDLMEEQIEAEAPLAQDLQDIKKAAERSADLTRQLLAFARKQTVSPKVLDLNATVEGMLKMLRRLIGEDIDLAWAPGGLLWPVQIDPSQLDQVLANLCINARDAISGTGKLIIETENAVFDATYCAQYARCIPGEYALLAVSDNGSGMEREILDKIFDPFFTTKGMGEGTGLGLATVYGIVHQNNGFIHVYSEPGHGSTFKIYLPRFCGEMPLEEERPQTDDFSPTGFTVLLVEDEEALLELNERMLQTLGYGVLAASTPADAIRLAAEHPNQIDVLLTDVVMPEMNGLELARELKPFGSNIRQVFMSGYTANVIVHHGVLDPGVHFLQKPFSKRELAGKMREVLAAHGPG, encoded by the coding sequence ATGACCTTTTCACCGGAGCCCTCCGGTTCCCGTGCCTCCCTGTTCCGCAGTGAGTACGCCTTGCTCTTTCTCGGAGCCATTGCCTTTATCTCCGCACTCATGCTCTGGTGGTCGGGACACCTCAACCGCACCGCCTATCCCCAACACATCGTCCTCAGCGACAATCTCCAGCAGGCCCGGCGTTCGATCGACACCGCCCTTTTGGCGCTCGACAACCACCTTGCCGGGGACAGGGGCGCCAGTTCGGAGGTCAATGCCGCCCTGAGCAAGGCCATCCTCAAGATTAAGGACGGCCTCGATGGCCGCTCCACCCTGGTGGGTGTTCGCGGCGAGTCGCCCACCGGCCCCCCCCGCCTGCTGCTTCAATCCTATGCCGAGGCCGTAAGTCGCCTGGAACAGACCATCCACGCCCTGATGGATGCCGAAATAAACCGGGCTGTCCTCCAGATTCAGCAACGCAAGGAATTCCTCGAACTGGAACACATCGGCGACAGCCTGGAAGCGGAGCTCGCCCACTCACTGAGCCAGGCAACGGCCAGCGCTACCTTGGAACAGAAGATCTGCCTCGCCCTGTGGGTGCTCTTCCTCCTGACCGCCTTTCTCCTTCTGTACCGTGCAGCCCGCATTGAAAGGACGCAAAATCATCAGGAACAGCTTATCCATGCCCTGCTCGACTCGACCACCGACACTATTTTTGTCAAAGATCGCAACGGGCGCTACCTGTTCTGCAACCAGGCGGCCCAACATTTTTTGGGAAGAGAGGCCGAGGACATCATCGGTAAGGATGATTTCCAAATTTTCCCCCCGCAGGTGGCACAGGCACTGATCGAACGGGATCAGGCCATCATGGATTCGGGAGCCACCAGTCACCATGAAGAACAGTTGATCTCGCACCAGGGCGAAACGCACCTGTTCATGGTGGCGAAGGGGGTGCTTCGCGACCACAACGGCCAGGTGAACGGCCTGTTCGGCATTTCCCGCGACATCACCGGGCAGCGATTTGACGAAGAGCAACTGCATCATCATCGCCTCATGCTGCAACGCACCAGCCGACTGGCCAAGGTCGGCGGCTGGGAATTCGACCCGCAGACCCTCAAGGGCCTCTGGACCGAGGAGTGTGCCCGTATCCATGACCTGGACTGGGAAGAGGAGATCAGCATGGCCCAAGGAATCAGTTATTTCCAGGGCGAACACCGCCGACGCATCGAGCAGGCGGTCCAGGGTGCCGTCAACCAGGGCAAGCCCTATGATCTGGAAGTGGAAATGATCACTGCCAAGGGCGCGCGCAAATGGGTACGGACGCAAGGCGAGCCGTTGCTCGAAGACGGCAGGGTGACCTACATCTTTGGCGCGCTCCAGGACATCACTGAACGAAAATTGGTCGAAGAGGCGCTCCGGGAGAGCGAACGAGCGCTGAAAGAAGCCCAACGACTGGCTGAAATCGGCAACTGGAGTTGGAACCTGATCAGTGATACCCTCATCTGGTCCGACGAGGTCTACCGCATCCACGGTCGTGATCCGCGGGATGCCCCCCTCCCCTATCCCGAGATGCAGCGGCTCTTCATGCCGAAAAGCTGGACAGGCCTCAATCAGGCCCTGCAACGATGCATTCAGGCGGGAAAGAGTTTTATCTGCGATGTGGAAATCGTCCGTCCCGACGGCCATCTCCGCTGGGTGACGCTTCGCGGCGCAGCCATCCCCGGTGAAGACGGAACCGTACACAGCCTTCAGGGGACGGTCCAGGATATTACCGATCGCAAGCTGATGGAAGAGACCCTGCGCAACTCGGAGATGCGCTACCGCACCCTCTTCGACCAGTCCATCGACGCCATCGCGATCATGGAGGGGGACCCACCCCGTTTTCGTCATGTCAACACGGCCTTTGTCGAACTGTTTGGCTACAGCGAAGAAGAGATGCGCATCCTGCCCACAGAACAGACCTGGAAGATCATTGCGCCCGAAGACCATGCCCAGATTCAAGCCGACCTGAAAGATCGCATGGAGGGGCGCGCCGCCACCGCCCGTTACGAGATGCGCATCCTGCGCAAGGATGGCGAGATACGCTGGGTCGACGTCACCGGATACGTGGTCAGAATCGGAGGTCAGCCAATCAACCAGGCCATCTTCCGCGATATCACGCCGCGGAAACAGGCCGAATCCGCCCAGGAAACGCTGCAGGAACAGCTCACCCAGGTACAGAAATTGGAGTCCGTGGGGCGACTTGCCGGAGGCATCGCGCACGATTTCAACAATATGCTCAGCGTCATCCTCGGCGGGATCGATCTCATGGAGGAACAGATCGAAGCGGAAGCCCCGCTTGCTCAAGATCTCCAGGACATCAAGAAGGCAGCCGAACGCTCGGCAGACCTGACCCGGCAGCTGTTGGCCTTTGCCCGCAAACAGACGGTTTCCCCCAAGGTTCTTGATCTCAACGCGACCGTCGAGGGGATGCTCAAGATGCTGCGGCGCCTGATCGGCGAGGATATCGATCTTGCCTGGGCACCGGGCGGGCTGCTCTGGCCGGTGCAGATCGACCCCTCGCAGCTGGATCAGGTGCTGGCCAATCTCTGCATCAATGCCCGAGACGCCATAAGCGGGACCGGCAAGCTGATCATTGAAACCGAGAATGCGGTCTTTGACGCCACCTACTGCGCCCAATACGCCAGGTGCATTCCCGGCGAGTACGCCCTGCTTGCGGTGAGCGATAACGGTAGCGGCATGGAGCGGGAGATTCTAGACAAGATCTTTGACCCCTTTTTCACCACCAAAGGCATGGGAGAGGGAACCGGTCTCGGCCTGGCAACCGTGTACGGCATCGTCCACCAGAACAATGGGTTCATCCATGTGTACAGCGAACCCGGCCACGGCTCGACTTTCAAGATTTACCTGCCCCGCTTTTGCGGTGAGATGCCCCTGGAGGAGGAGAGGCCACAGACCGATGATTTCTCGCCGACCGGATTCACTGTCTTATTGGTGGAAGATGAAGAGGCCCTGCTCGAGTTGAACGAACGGATGCTGCAGACCTTGGGCTACGGCGTCCTGGCGGCGTCCACCCCAGCGGACGCGATTCGTCTGGCGGCCGAGCATCCGAACCAGATCGACGTTCTCCTCACCGATGTGGTGATGCCGGAGATGAACGGCCTGGAACTGGCCAGGGAACTGAAGCCCTTTGGATCCAACA